taagagtaaaatcattagtttactagtaatatattaaaaataataaaatattaccaatttTCTCTGAAGTTTAGAATACTAATAATTTCTTCCTAAGATGAAACTTTATCtttgaaaacttatatttttccccataaagtttcaatttttcaaggtaatttttcagTAAACGACCAACTCTCTAGTGTTATCTTTCCCTCCCAACAATATCTCCCTTTTTAGTGCTACTTCTAATGCTAATCTCTAGCATCAATCAAAAAACCAAATTCATAGACGAAACATCTTTATTGGTGTTAATGAAGATGTCGTCTTTGTCTAGATTTAAATGAAGACGTTATCTTTGTCGATGTTGATGAAGATGTCACATTCATCCAAATTCAGACGAAGATAAAAAGTCTTTATCTAGACAAAGGTGTTTGGACGAAGAAACATTGTTAGCTTGGAGCAttcaacttcattttctttctttaggaACAGATtgtgtcatcatcaaaaagtgATTAGGTCTAGTCCgcttgaaaaattttaacttatttgaggAAAAAGTTTACTTCATCAAAATCAAtaggagaatttttttttttaaactaaaaaaataattaaactttaaaatttttaatattttaaattaaataacaactttatttttattatcaattaatctatttaatttaaataattttgaattaaaaatttaaatttttaatatttatcggaagccattttaataaattaacaattctTAGAGGAGAATAAGTCCGTtgagaaaaaaactaaaagagaagATTAGGTACGGAATAGTTCAtcggaaacaaaacaaaagtaaaGATTAGGTATGTCTCACCGAAGCAAAACAAAATATAGATCACCTCGTCTGTCCTATGATGATCTGACCCAAGGTTGACCAAGGTCTTTGACCATAATCTAACGGTACAAAATGCACAGTTAATCTAATAGGTTACCGCAGTTGGTATGACATAGACACGCTGTAACTAAACTGTATGAGATTGAAGATTCCGTGGCCCATTACTCTTTCTTATGTATTCAGAGCAGGCAAGGTATCTTATATGATATCCAGCTGCACAGCGTTTCAAATTTCGATTGCCAAAGTGATAAAACTTACAAAACTCAGACATGGGCTCTGTTGACGAAGAAAGATCGCTTCTGGAACAGGGACTAACCCAGGtcttccattattttttttaatcaagttttagttttgattatctGATGCAAAACCTAATTTTAGATGTCTTGTTTTGTTCTTAACGTTCTGTGAATTTTAGAGAATTTGAATACGTGGAAAAATACAAATTCGAAGCGTTTGTTGTGGAATTCGTTTTCTGATTGGCAGTCGATCTAGTTGATTTAGTCTGGATTATAATTGGTTGCGGATGAAAATATCTCGTAGACTTTGTTTAGGTTGTtgtaatttaattcaattggCTCAATGGATGATCATTTGCTGCTTCTTTTCCCCTTCGAATTATGCATTTTTAGATTTCTTTGTTGTTATTCTGACAAATTAGGAGTTGAAGACTTAGTTGAACTATAtggtcaaattttgaatttacttTTAGGTGTTCTTTTCAATAGTTGAATGTAGTCTTAGCATAATGGGCTCATATGTGAATGTGTAAATTGTAAATTATGTTTTCATTGAGGGTTCTGTTCCTGGGGATCAGAAACATTACTATTATCAATCATACGTCATACAACAAGTATCAAACTGTTGTTATAGCAACGTCATGGTTTTCTTTTGTTATCATTCTTTTGTTCTTTAAGAATTCTTTGGCATAAGTTATTAAGCATATAAGAACTTCGTGGAGCTACTGCTAGCGTCTTATCATTAATTGCAGAGTTGTATCCTAGAGTAAATTCTTTTGCCCATTTTGTTCTTATACGGTGTGACGTTGTAGTGAATGAATAGAAGATGGTGGGTGTTGTCATCTTAATTGACTGCCATGAGAATCTTTGTGATTCCAGTTGGgttgaatttgaaatataacgatttaatattcaaattaatgtgCTTTTGTATGTGTATAAGTTGTTATATTGCTGGCATTTGTATGTGGTAATATGTCCACTTTCTTCAATTGTTAATGGCACATAGAATTGTGTACTCCAGATTGTTGGACCTGTCTCCTTGTGTTTTTTTAGGGGATAACTGTTTCTCTtgggtaattaattatattttagaatcaCAGTTGGAAGATACTAAAATACCATCGATAATTTGTTAAATGTCTATTCTTAATGTCAGTGATATCCATGGATCAAAATTCAAAGCAactaaattattgttatatttttctcaGGTTATGCCTGGTCTTATATTAtctatctctctttttttttcttatgtcaGTTTTGTTCTTTAAAGCGAGCTATTCTCCTCAAGATGTTTACCTCTCCATCTATCTAGCTGTATTCCCTTGAAGATTAGATCTTGTTTTATCTTAATCTTGACTCATCTTTTTCCTATCTTTAGAATGAAAGCAGTCAATTGTACACAGGAGATGGCTCTGTTAACATTAATGGGAAACCTGTTCTGAAGCAGAATACTGGAAATTGGAAAGCTTGCCCTTTCATTTTGggtgaattatcatttttctttatggtactctttttttatatttcttaagtctgacatttttaaactaaaatacaGGTACTGAATGTTGTGAACGTTTGGCCTATTATGGGATTGCCACTAATCTTGTTTCCTATCTTACCAACAAACTGCATGAAGGAAATGTATCTGCTGCAAGAAATGTTACCACCTGGCAAGGTACTTGCTATCTAACACCTCTTATTGGAGCCGTATTAGCTGATGCTTATTGGGGAAGATATTGGACAATTGCAGCGTTCTCCTCAATTTACTTTATTGTAATTCATCTTTCTTTAACTACATCTGCTTCTTTTGACTACATGTCTTTTGCAGTtcttttataaagtttttagtgatgctaatttattttgttataggGAATGTGCACATTGACCCTTTCAGCATCAATTCCTGCACTAAAGCCTGCTGAATGTGTGGGTTCTGTATGCCCTGCTTCTACTCCGGCTCAGTATGCACTATTCTTCTTTGGGCTTTATCTTATAGCCCTAGGTACTGGTGGTATTAAACCTTGTGTTTCATCCTTTGGAGCAGATCAGTTTGATGATACTGACCCTAAGGAAAGAGTAAAGAAGGGGTCTTTCTTCAActggttttatttttctatcaacATAGGTGCTTTGATATCTAGTAGTTTTCTAGTGTGGATTCAAGACAATGCTGGGTGGGGTCTAGGATTTGGAATTCCTGCATTGTTTATGGGCATTGCAATTGCAAGTTTCTTTTCAGGCACTTCCCTCTATAGATTTCAACGGCCAGGGGGAAGCCCAATTACAAGAATGTGTCAGGTTTTGGTTGCTTCATTTCGTAAGTGGCATTTGGAGGTACCTAGAGACAGTAGTCTTCTTTATGAAACTCAAGATAAAGACTCCGCCATTGCAGGGAGTAGGAAGATCGAGCACAGTGATGAACTACAgtaaaaattttcttcatctctCTACAGTTTCAACACTAGTATCCCTTCGagaatatatatgtgtatatatatatatatatatatatatatatatatatatatatatatatatatatatatatatatgtatgtatttctaatctttctctttctcttttttctcaattttcttttttcaacttACAAATGTAAATCTATTAGGTAGTTGTGACAAAACTACATCTTCTATGTTTATGTGCATTTGAATGCAAGATAGACACATTAAATAGAGATaacttaatgaaatggaaaataGGAATATTGCCCTTAATACCCTTCACAGACTTATTTGATGTAGTTCTGGGAATATTATATAGACTGATCTAATATCAATTTGGACACAACGTGGGCTTGTTTCAATTATATTGTGAAGGCAATCGTTTCATGTTTAGATGTTGCTATGTTTGGATAAAGAACCTTTCTAATTGaagaatttgtttgttttgcatCCTCAGCATGTTACATATTTCTAGAAGTGTTATATGACCTCATAATGTTCACTCACATGTTGTCAACAATTGAAGCTTAGTCTCTGTTTTCAGTTATCTGGACATTTTTTGTTGAAAGTTAGTATAATGTTTCTAATTCACAGGctctcaaaatttaatcttgtttGCCTGCtgtcaaaatttattttcttaggCGCTTTTCACTGTTATTTTACAAAACTTAagattatattttgtatgttgtctcaACTAGTATTAGATATAAGATTGAGGTAAAATGCTTAGCTCTGAATCTTctaggtttatttttttatcaactcATAATTTGGCTAAACAAGTATTGAAGAAAACTATATCAGATCTGTTTTATTTCTCAGTagattgtttaattttcttttctcttttttgttatgTAGCCTCTTTGTGTAATTGCAGTGGGATCACTTCAGTGTGCTCTCAGAGAAATTTCAATAtagattttatttgatttactCAAAGCAGTTGAACTTTTCTCTccgaaaatgaagaaaaataagctAATATTTACTTTATTGATTGCAGATGCCTTGATAAAGCTGCTGTGATTTCAGATGCTGAGATAAAAAGTGGGGATTATTCCAATCCTTGGATACTTTGCACTGTAACACAGGTGgaggaattgaaaattttagtccGTATGTTTCCCATCTGGGCTACTGGAATTGTATTTTCTGCTGTCTATGCACAAATGTCTACAATGTTTGTGGAACAAGGGATGATGATGGACACATCAATTGGTTCTTTCACCATTCCTCCTGCCTCTCTTTCAAGTTTTGATGTTATCAGTGTTATTTTCTGGGTCCCCATCTATGATAAGTTCATTGTACCTATTGCAAGGAAGTTCACAGGGAAGGAGAGAGGCTTCTCAGAGTTGCAGCGAATGGGAATTGGCCTCTTTCTTTCAGTTTTGTGCATGTCAGCAGCTGCATTGGTGGAGATTAACCGGTTAAGGATTGCAAGAGAGCTTGGGCTGGTTGATGAAGATGTTGCGGTGCCATTAAGTATCTTTTGGCAAATTCCTCAATATTTCTTGTTGGGTGCGGCTGAGGTATGTACATTCATTGGGCAGCTTGAGTTTTTCTATGACCAGTCTCCCGATGCCATGCGAAGCTTGTGCAGTGCATTGTCGCTTCTAACGACATCGTTGGGTAATTACCTGAGCTCTTTCATTCTGACGATGGTAACATACTTCACAACTAAGGATGGAAAAACTGGATGGATTCCGGATAATTTGAACGAGGGTCATCTTGATTACTTTTTCTGGCTTTTAGCTGGACTCAGCTTCATGAACATGTTGGTGTATGTTGTTTGTGCCAAGAAGTACAAGCAGAAGAAGGCTTGTTAACTTTTTAACATGTTGCGGTCCTCATTTCTTCAACAAGTTTTTAATAGAAATGGTGTTTACAGAAAATCTGCATCTTGTGCAGTCAGTTGAAGGTTCAAAAGGATAAtgtatgtaaaataatatttgaatattctGCCTGTAATAGCTACACGAATCTTGTTAATGTTATCTGttataatgttaatataatattttaagcgTGTTCCACATTACTGTTCTTACGATAAATCTCATGACATTATTAATTACCATTACTGATATTGGATctgtacaaatttatttttattaccgATATAAGTTTTGATGGCTTATTTTTATTCGCCTCGCAAAATATAGTTAAGTTATAAGCCTCCTAATAgcttttcttaattaaaaaggtTTTTTATCCCTCATCCAATCATATTAATAGAATcctttaaattaagaataaagtaatattaaatataaatttggatAATTTAGGGGTAAACATTATGGAAATTAACTAATGATTCTTGTGCggttaatttatttaatgaatttatttacttACAGAAATAGAAAGTAACTTAATGGAAAAATAAGTGAGATTGAGTAAGGCAGAGGAATCCTTGGCTAGGCAAATGTCAATAGTTCTTTGGTTAAGGGAAGGTGATAGTAATTCGAGTTATTTCTTTACATGCATAAATGGtagaaaaatagaaacaaaattacTACCTTACAAGTGGTGATGGTAGGTTGGTGGAGGACACCTAGGATTGTAGATGAAAACAATTGACACCCCTAATGTGGCATTAGTGTCCGTGGTAGGAGTCATTCCAAGATGATAATTTAATTGGAAGTCTCGTAGCTATGTGTATATGATAAGAAAAGGACTGTCATCAATTTTTCTATTGCAACACCTATAGGTATGCTCAAGGGTATACTCATCTTTTGGCTTTGTTGTGTGCATTTATGTTTgagtaattaatatatatgaaaattggtGACATATGGTCATGTGGGGAGGCTACATGCCCGTGTGTGTGGTGAggaaagacaaaatcatcttttcTTGATTGTTGTTTGGGAGATATGCATGCTCATGCATGGGATATGCACACTCGTACAtcattaacatatttgaatacTGGATAAGGATGCATTTTACGGGGATTTTAGAATGTGGCTTTGATTATGCAATCACTGtatgaaggaaaataaaaaagttcatTTGCGTTTGGTTAAGGTTTTTTACCTATtttcaccaaaaaaataaatcagagCTAACGAGAGAGGATTTGAGTGCTTTAGAGGCTGAGAATGCAAAAAAGGTTGAGAGAGATTATTCAAAGCCATAAGAAGAATTTTTGCTTCGTTAGAGAAAGGTAAGTAGGCGATCTTTTCTTTGGTTAATATGTATTCTTTTGTCTTGTGTTGATTGGAAATCCTAAAGCGTCCTTTTGCGAAAGTCCATGTATATGTGTGGGTATGAATTAAGTTTTCCAATTGGTTTATGCTTGATCATGTATATAATAAGTTGAGGGATTAATTATCCATGTCTTGGTATAGAATCATGTTGTGATTGTTAAATAATCCTTTGATGCCATTTGGATGAGTGATTTTCTTGTTACATAGATAAATATGATGGATTGGTGTCAGTATGTATGTAGTTTAATTGGCACTCTTGAACATGTATGCACAAGGAATTATGCATTGATGATTAAGTTTGTATATTAGCAAACTCGTGGTTAAGAATGAGGTGTACAGATggtttaaatatgttattatagcCATTGATTAATGTTTGTTGGAggtatgaattatatatttggtTTAAGGCTCTGATCGTGTGAATTCgttgttgaaattttaatttgcttagACATGTGAGGTAGGATTTGCATAATGACTCTAGAATGTTAAGTTAACCCACGATTTTGGGATCAATGATGTAGCATAGGTAATGTCAATGCATGTTAAGTATGGTTAGTAGTGCTTCAAGGTAATCTAGAATCGTTTAGTTGAGATTAGTGGATTGCAAATGTGAGAGAAGGTGTTGTTGAATTCTTGAAAAAAGACGCTACATGTTGTGTATAGGGAATACACAGCCATGTGCTTTTGGATAAATTTTTGCTCGTGTTAAATTGGAGCCACGGGAGTGTGGATTTAGGAATGGACATAATTTTGTGTGGTATGGGATGCATAGCCATGTGCACTATCCCAAAAGAACACACTCGTATGCTTATGTGGTGTAGCTATATGGAAACAAAAATACACACTCGTGTGTTTAGGATATTACTTGTgtatttgtaacatccctctttAAAAGTACTGTCATCAGAAGGAAAGTGTTACTAAATTGATCACTAGAGCACTTtacttaaataaaaacataaagtataataataattaaccaaataaaatttttattgaaataccaaaaatatcCTTATAAAAAAACCCATATCTAGAAGTATAACGAAAGATGTTTATTAATTCGAAAATACTAAAATACAAAGTCTATCATAAAACTAGAATAAAACTTAATAtgaaattgaatctatgaaaTAACGGAATTGTCGTCTAGCTTTCCACACCCTCTAATCACCACTCATCCCACAATCATCatgatcacttgtacctacacACATAAAAAGTAAAGGGATAAATGTTAAACACCCAATAAGAGACTTTAACTAAATAGGTAACTTTAAAATTCCCTAAAAATGCCTTTGACCTTAAACTCTGTCATCTGGAGATGGTATCAAACTCTCTACTAAATGATGACGGGTCCTGATTACTGAATTGATGCTTATACTTTACTTTACGATTACTAGGGTATATTTCTTACTTTCGGGTCAAACTATGTCCCTGCATGGTCATTGAGGAACCACTACCTCTGTAATCCTATTTGGTGTGACATTGTTTATTATCTTGGAAGCATCTGAATCTAAAAGCTAACTACAACTAAATCAatcattttaaatcaaatacaaGGTTTTGGCACCTTGGCCATGTGAGTTATTACCTCCCAACTTAGTTATACTTTAACTAGGCTCTCTTATGAGCATTACCCTATTATGGGTCTGGCATTGGGAATAATTTATCACGGTGCCCTCTCGTAATGATCCTAGAATAACTAGTATGCTCCAACTGCCACCCTACTATTGGTTTGTGCCTTAAAGACTTTTATTGATTGGCATGTGAGGTACTACTATGTACCGTAGGACTTAGTTTATCTTTAGAGATGAACTTTCTCTTTCTAGCCTAGTTTCAGAGTCAAATTACTTTTCTGCCCTTTCTACACAAGCATGTGTGTTGCctatacacaaccatgtatctAGTTATTGCTCATGCTCACTATTCGTTCCGTTAAGGCCATAACCTATATAACACTATTCATAGGAACATAGGCATGTACCCTCCTCTACACCCCCGTGTATCTTTCAACTAAAATACTCTAAGTCTTTCTTTCTAGTCCCAACTCGACCATACATCTTtgtaagggtattttggtaatttcacttttctttagttgttttAAAGATAGTTACAGTTTAACTATATGCCTTAGATGATTGTTGACTAGTTAACAATGTCCAAGGGTCACCAGGATGCCATGAGAACTTGTGCCAACGTCAAAGAATTACGCATATGGGCATGTGTCCTATAGCACACGATCGTGTATCGACCTCCAAGTTTCAGGAATAGGCCTAGAAACATACCCTCATTAAGTTTCGACATATCTTTTCAAATCCAAAACTATGCAATCATCAAGAAAACTTGTCTAACCATTCAAGAATCATGCTATGGTAATTAAAAGGTCATTAAACAATCTATTAGGTTCTTTATGCTATCTTGAATCATTATTTTCTATACAAACAATGCAAAAATTCATTACTTTCAAGAATTAAACCTATTCCTAGAAGCATTATAGGTATCATATAATCTCGTTTTTCTATCCATGTTTGTGCCATAACCAATATAACTTCATTAAATCACATTAATATGCACAAACATACATTTTTCTTGGCATAAACtcattgaaaaaatgaaactcatGCATCATAATCAATCTTACGATGCTCTTCTAACATATTTAAGTGGAAAGAGACCCGtttttattataagaataatGTAAATTCACAATCAAAGGAAGAGGACAAAACCTACTTAACTTATTTAGTAACTTTATCGCACACAACCAAACCTCTTTCTCTATAGTTTCCTCACCACCACGTCATCAAAAAGAGCTCGTTGAAGACGCTACATGATAGTTAGGATATCAGACTCTCTTGCTCTCTTACTTTTCTAGGGTTAAGGTGATTTAAAGTTCTAAAATATGTCCTTTAAATCACCATGATTCACTAATTTATAAACCAATTTTGCACCCAAGCACACGAGCTTGTGTTAAGATATATACAACCCTGTGtcacttataaattaatattgcatTGAATCAACTTGTTCGATTGATGTGGTAGGGACACATAAGCTTAGCCTTCCCCATACACTATCGTGTGTTATCTTAAAGTCAAAATTTGACTTTTCCTCTCATACTGACTCATGTGAAAGACTAAATTACCTTAGAGACGTACTTGTTGGTGTTACAGTACTTCTAGGAAAAAATTGAGAATAATGACGTAAAAGGTTAAAAGGAAAGTAGGCAATTCAAATATAAGTATGATATATTAACAATGACTAATTTACTCATAGAAGAGATGATTATAAAGGAAGTTAACGATAAGGTCCTAACAAATGctgttagagataaaaaatattatgggTGTGTTCGACTATATGGATAATGACATATACCCTAATATAGTGGTTTCGAGTCAAAAACTAAAAACGATGTATTATACTAGTTTGAACCATTGAGTTGTGTGTAGTATGATAGTGAAAGCAACGACATTAGTCTATATAACCTTGATGCCCTTGGATAATCATGCATTGACAATAGGCGTCATAGCATTTGTGATGCATATGCGACAATAGGAGAGGCCTGAAATCTCATTGCTCTTATAATATGGTATCCTTAGCCCAAGCTCGGCTGGCACGTGTATATGGTTCACTTTATGGATAACATTCGAGGAGTCACCTACTTTCACTAGATGTTTAGAATATCAATATACATTGTTTAACATTAGTTATCCAAGATGACATTGCCACTGAGAAAAAGGTGTTGGGCATTGAGATAATCTAGACAGACATTTGAGATGGTGGAAAAACATCTATGATACCACAAACTGAGAAGTAATGAACACATCAGCTTTGTTGGGTACATGTGGATATGTGTTGAGTGTTATGAATCCTCGACTTACTAAGTGTAATTCACTCATATGTCCTATTATGTGGTTTTGTAGGTAAAATTATGGAGCAATAAGGTAGCAGCGTGAGAGCTAGTGGATCTGCTCGTGGAGGTGCATAAGGTTTAAAAcagttttgtcattttatcatgATTTGATATTTCATGTGTTTTATGTTAACTATATTTGTTTATGCACATTTTTTTGTAATTGGACTCTTTACTTGTTTTGGGTTGTGTTTATTCACTATACACATTGGATTTTATAATTGGTGATTCAGACTTTGCTATTTTGggttaacaaataataaaaacactttttggGTTATGGGATGTTGTTTATTACTGCATGCCtgatttcaatatttctatatgAAAGTCTTAATTTGATACATCTTTCTGAGTTCATATTTTGTGCAAGGGTATGTATCTAATGAGAAtgttatatttttggtattagaGTATGATTTTGGAAACTCAAAAGTGTTTAAATATGCATAATCGAAAgtgttacattttttgtatcAGAGTGCACACTAATCACTTCCACGTGTCGACCactataagtattattttaacttgCCTTTAAGATATGGTATATCTAATTGAAATTGTGTGTGTTTTTAGGATGAGGAGATTAAAGAGATTTTAGGTACTGTCTATGAAGATGTTGATGAGAAGGTCTTGACTCAAGAGGGTAACCAGGGGATGGCTCAAGGATAAAATTTTAGCCTATTTGTAATGCGTTAGGTtgataatgtttttattatgaGGATTATGTAGAAGGCTCTTTTAGCTAGTCATAAGGCTTCAAAAACTATAAGCCATCTAGTCAGGTTTCTCCTATTACTGAGTAACAACCACTGATTGTTGAAATACTACCCTTGCATGAATAAGTGGGCAAGACTATTTAGAGGCCAGTAATAGCAAGTAGGGGCAAAGGATAAATcaactttatttataaattagtaGGCATACGTTAGCCCTCAAAGTTCCATGGTACATGGATAGATTCAATGTTGGCTGAGGATTAGCTGAAGGTCGTTAAGGAAGCTATAAAGCATTTTAAGATGATAGATCATGAAAAGATCTAGTATGCCAGTTATTTGATGAGAGATGACCTAAAAGAAGGGAAAGTGGTATATATCTGCCATACCAACTCTAAGATATGACCAATCTATCTTAGGAGGTAGTTGAGACAATAAAGGCAAAAGGAACTTCTAGTATAAAGGTTTTAAGAAAGGTTAAAAGGGTAAAAGGCTGAGACATGATTAACGACCCATGAGAGTAAGCAACTGAGGTGAGAGGAGATCCTTACCTGCCATAGATATGGTCACAGACATTTTAGAGAGTGTGTAGTTGCTTAAAGGGTATGCTTATGATGCAAGTAGCTAGGTCACTTTGCCTATGAGTGCACGATAGTCGCATCAACCCCTATTAAATAGACAGTAAGAGGAGGATAGGTGAAGGTTTATACAATAACCTAAAGTCAAGCTAAGGCTAACCTGTCTGCCATTATGGGTCAATTATCTTTTCATTCATTtctattatatgtattaattgaTTCTGGTGCtacttatagttttattactCGAGGGATTATTGAGAGGCTAA
This sequence is a window from Mangifera indica cultivar Alphonso chromosome 5, CATAS_Mindica_2.1, whole genome shotgun sequence. Protein-coding genes within it:
- the LOC123216799 gene encoding protein NRT1/ PTR FAMILY 8.3-like, giving the protein MGSVDEERSLLEQGLTQNESSQLYTGDGSVNINGKPVLKQNTGNWKACPFILGTECCERLAYYGIATNLVSYLTNKLHEGNVSAARNVTTWQGTCYLTPLIGAVLADAYWGRYWTIAAFSSIYFIGMCTLTLSASIPALKPAECVGSVCPASTPAQYALFFFGLYLIALGTGGIKPCVSSFGADQFDDTDPKERVKKGSFFNWFYFSINIGALISSSFLVWIQDNAGWGLGFGIPALFMGIAIASFFSGTSLYRFQRPGGSPITRMCQVLVASFRKWHLEVPRDSSLLYETQDKDSAIAGSRKIEHSDELQCLDKAAVISDAEIKSGDYSNPWILCTVTQVEELKILVRMFPIWATGIVFSAVYAQMSTMFVEQGMMMDTSIGSFTIPPASLSSFDVISVIFWVPIYDKFIVPIARKFTGKERGFSELQRMGIGLFLSVLCMSAAALVEINRLRIARELGLVDEDVAVPLSIFWQIPQYFLLGAAEVCTFIGQLEFFYDQSPDAMRSLCSALSLLTTSLGNYLSSFILTMVTYFTTKDGKTGWIPDNLNEGHLDYFFWLLAGLSFMNMLVYVVCAKKYKQKKAC